A genomic region of Arachis stenosperma cultivar V10309 chromosome 9, arast.V10309.gnm1.PFL2, whole genome shotgun sequence contains the following coding sequences:
- the LOC130948646 gene encoding tubulin beta-1 chain — protein MREILHIQGGQCGNQIGAKFWEVVCAEHGIDSTGRYGGNNDLQLERVNVYYNEASCGRFVPRAVLMDLEPGTMDSVRSGPYGQIFRPDNFVFGQSGAGNNWAKGHYTEGAELIDSVLDVVRKEAENCDCLQGFQVCHSLGGGTGSGMGTLLISKIREEYPDRMMLTFSVFPSPKVSDTVVEPYNATLSVHQLVENADECMVLDNEALYDICFRTLKLTTPSFGDLNHLISATMSGVTCCLRFPGQLNSDLRKLAVNLIPFPRLHFFMVGFAPLTSRGSQQYRALTVPELTQQMWDAKNMMCAADPRHGRYLTASAMFRGKMSTKEVDEQMINVQNKNSSYFVEWIPNNVKSTVCDIPPTGLKMASTFIGNSTSIQEMFRRVSEQFTAMFRRKAFLHWYTGEGMDEMEFTEAESNMNDLVSEYQQYQDATADDDEYYEDEEEVQEEDA, from the exons ATGCGTGAGATTCTTCACATCCAGGGAGGGCAATGCGGCAACCAGATAGGTGCCAAGTTCTGGGAGGTGGTGTGCGCGGAGCACGGGATCGACTCGACGGGAAGGTACGGTGGGAACAACGACCTGCAATTGGAGCGAGTGAACGTGTACTACAATGAGGCAAGTTGTGGCAGGTTCGTTCCCAGGGCTGTTCTCATGGATCTGGAGCCCGGCACCATGGACAGTGTCAGATCTGGTCCGTACGGTCAGATTTTCCGGCCTGATAACTTCGTTTTCGGGCAGTCCGGCGCCGGTAACAACTGGGCCAAGGGACACTACACAGAGGGGGCTGAGTTGATTGACTCGGTTCTCGACGTCGTCAGGAAGGAGGCAGAGAACTGTGACTGCCTTCAAG GATTTCAGGTTTGCCACTCCCTTGGTGGTGGAACTGGTTCCGGAATGGGAACCCTTCTGATCTCCAAGATCAGAGAAGAATACCCTGATAGAATGATGCTCACTTTCTCGGTGTTCCCATCTCCTAAGGTTTCTGACACTGTTGTTGAGCCTTACAACGCAACTCTCTCGGTTCACCAGCTTGTTGAGAATGCCGATGAGTGCATGGTTTTGGACAACGAAGCACTATATGATATCTGCTTCCGCACCCTTAAACTCACCACCCCTAGCT TTGGAGACTTGAACCATTTGATCTCAGCCACAATGAGTGGTGTAACATGTTGTCTTCGGTTCCCTGGTCAATTGAACTCTGATCTCCGCAAACTTGCGGTGAACCTCATCCCTTTCCCGCGTCTACATTTCTTCATGGTGGGTTTTGCCCCCCTCACATCCCGTGGATCACAGCAGTACAGGGCTCTCACTGTACCCGAGTTGACCCAGCAGATGTGGGATGCCAAGAATATGATGTGTGCTGCTGATCCTCGCCATGGGCGCTACCTCACAGCATCTGCCATGTTCCGTGGCAAGATGAGCACAAAGGAGGTTGATGAGCAGATGATAAATGTCCAAAATAAGAATTCATCCTACTTTGTTGAATGGATTCCCAACAATGTCAAGTCCACTGTTTGTGATATCCCTCCAACTGGTCTAAAGATGGCATCCACCTTTATTGGAAACTCCACATCCATTCAGGAGATGTTCCGCAGGGTCAGTGAGCAATTCACTGCTATGTTCCGCAGGAAAGCTTTCTTGCACTGGTACACTGGAGAGGGTATGGATGAGATGGAGTTCACGGAGGCCGAGAGCAACATGAATGATCTTGTATCAGAGTACCAGCAGTACCAAGATGCAACCGCAGATGATGATGAGTACTATGAAGATGAGGAAGAGGTTCAGGAGGAGGATGCTTAA